Genomic segment of Verrucomicrobiota bacterium:
TGATTACCCTTGCCGCCCCTCCCGCGCTGGAGTTCTCCTGGGTGCGCGGGCTCTACGCCGGATTGCGGCGCGCGGCGGAAAGGTATCGCATCAACGTCGTTGGCGGCGAGACTGCCAGATCATTGGGTGGCATCTTCATTTCCGTCGCCCTGACCGGGTCGGTGCCCTCGGGACGATACGTGACTCGGGCCGGCGGTGAACCCGGTGACTCGATTTTCGTCACGGGAAAACTGGGTGGCTCCCTGGCCGGCCGTCACCTCCGTTTCGAGCCGCGGGTGGAGGAGGCCGTGTGGCTGAACGAAAATTTCCGTCTTCACGCCATGATGGATCTCAGTGACGGGCTCGCCAAAGATTTACCGCGTCTGGCGCGGGCGAGCGGCGTCGGGTTCCGGATCGACCGCGCGGCCGTGCCCCTGAACCGCGGCTGCACCGTCGACCAGGGGTTGGGGGACGGCGAGGATTACGAACTGCTTTTCATCGTCGCGCCGGAAGAGGGTGCCCGGCTCCAGGCTGCGTGGCCTCAGGCGTTTCCCAAATTGAAGCTGAGCCGG
This window contains:
- the thiL gene encoding thiamine-phosphate kinase, translating into MTLADAGEDQVVAQLIKALPNDARVLVPAGDDCAVVRHGPELLLLKTDCVIEDVHFTRASPPRAVGWKALCRAVSDVAAMGGWPGDALITLAAPPALEFSWVRGLYAGLRRAAERYRINVVGGETARSLGGIFISVALTGSVPSGRYVTRAGGEPGDSIFVTGKLGGSLAGRHLRFEPRVEEAVWLNENFRLHAMMDLSDGLAKDLPRLARASGVGFRIDRAAVPLNRGCTVDQGLGDGEDYELLFIVAPEEGARLQAAWPQAFPKLKLSRIGELNTGTAVDGVPGGYDHFRR